From Takifugu flavidus isolate HTHZ2018 unplaced genomic scaffold, ASM371156v2 ctg665, whole genome shotgun sequence:
TTGGAACACCAATAAAAGGAGGGTTGACTGGACGTAGGCTGGTTCCTGACCGTCCCAGGAACATGAGCAGGAACCCAACCTGTCCAGCCAGCCCCAGTCCAGCTCCCTGTCTCTGGGGCGGTTCTTGGCTAGGCTGACATCTCCCCTCCTCACTGGGGGAACCCGAGCTATCTGCAGCCCACAGAACCGAcgcaggtcctgcagcagctccagcagaacacAGGCCAGCACAGTAGGTGCAGGGACCACAGGAGCACCAGAACCCAGCAGCAGGTACACGAGGAAGAACCCTGCCCACGTTCTGCAGAGTGCCCTCCAGCTGGTGTCCATCAGAACCAGCCTCCATGAGGGCAGACAGCCACAGAGGAGGTCTGTGCTGGCAGCCTGGCACCGTGCAGTCCAACTGGCAGCGAACAGAACCAGCACGGGAGAAGCCTGGCAGTACAGCACTGACGGTCTGTGGGTCCGACTGGCCTCCAGACGGATCTGCTAGCGAGGCGAGACCCTCACACCCTTTGATGGATCATGTGGGCCCTGGGTCTGTTCTCATCACAACTCCCAGTTCTGGGAAGACCAAGGCCTCGATGTCACCCCCACACCCGAGTCGGATCCAGAACGGTGACCCAGAACATCAAGTATCTGGGTGTCCACTGCTGCCATGAACACCACAGACATCTAGAAGATGCCCGAACCAAAGGCTGGCAGAACATTCCCCGGGGGACCATCAGGCACCTCTTCAGAAGAATGTGGCGCGCGAGGACGTTGCCTTGCTTTCGCAACACCCTTCATTCTGCGGCGCGTGCTGGAGCCGTCTTTCATCTCTTCGCCTTGATGTCTCTCATCACTGATGCTTAATGGCGGAACATCAGGACACACCGACGTGGGTCGGCCCCGGGGCTCCTCGGACCGCTGTCAGCCGGACCTTTAGCACCGATGGCCACTTTAACATCGGGATGAGCCCGTTTGCTGACGGTGTTTGAAGGAAACAAGCACCGACAGACATGTCGGCTAGCGACCCGGAGTCCCAAACACGCAGCTCAGGCTTCTCCTGAAGCTAACCAAGCAGCGCCTACGCACAACCGAGCAGAACCGTCCAGAACCGAGTCCTGGAGATCATCTACTGGAGACCTCGGCTACACACAAACCCCTCAGCTGTCAAGCTAGCGGGCTAGTCCATACAACTGGATACGAGCCGCTCAAATGGAGCGCATATAAACGTACACGCGTATAAAACCGCGCACACCCGCACGCACTGGCCAGTGTGTTCATCGTGTACGgtgcatataaaataaaaatacctgTTTCTGACTGCTTCTCCTTCCAATCTCAGCCTCCCTTCCCCCGTCCGCTGGACACGGTAATTTCCGGGTGCATCTTGGGAATTGTAGTTTCCTGTGTCGAACATCTCCATTACGTCATTCCTCTGAGGCGAGTGAGCAAGGAACCtgccacctctctctctcctctctctcgtgcgtgtgcgtgtgcgtgtgcgtgtatatATGTACACTGACAGAAAGTAGCCGTTTTCTAACATTTGTAATAAGTTGAATATGACTCTTTGCAGGTTTGTCACTAGGTCTTTATTTTCATATGACGGAGGGATTTAACATCAACAACAGTTTCGTTTTTTCCCATTGAAATCACGTTAAAGACATAAATATCAGCCACATTTGAGCACTTTGTTGCCCTGATGGATAATCagtatgaataaataaaacacccaCAAAAAGCACAACTTGACAGCAGAAGGACAGAATCCCTTTGATCTTGCTGATCATGTGGACCAACCTAGGGGACAACCAAGACCTTTCTCTGACCAGCATCCCCGTCATCTTAAACCGCTTGAAACATCTGGATTTTCTAATGCAGACAGATTTCTATGAGTTAATAGCGAGCAGGATGCTGAGCACAGTGTTGGAGTGTTGGTTCAGCAGACGGGAGCCGTCTCCAGGGAAACGCTGTTAGCCATTCGTTGCCTGAGGTGCTGAGCAAAGTCCACCTGGGTCTGTGAGAGCACCTTGTTTATGATTGTTTTGGGGATCCAGCCCTgcggacagcagcagcacacgaGCAGAATGATCAGATAAAGGaactgtgtgaaggagaggccGTGCAACTCGTACCTTTAGATCTACGTTGAGCAACCAGGTAAACTGCGTCTTATTTGGGTCTTCGGAACAAGGCTTCATGACTATACAGGTGGGCCCGTTCTCCGCTCTGGAACATACCCGGTGCAACCCTTACTGGTCCGTTTTAGAGGGGTTAAACTGTGGTTGGATGTGAACACGCCTACCTGATCATGCTCTTCTGCTCGGGCATCTTCGGGTGCTGCGTGGACGTCCCAGCCAGGAAGCAGGTGGAGCCTCGACGCTTAGCACAGCGCACGCTGACAAAGTCTCGCGCTCCCACCACGTTCCCGGGTGTGTCGGCAGAAATCTCATGGGTGACCATTGTCTCTGGACCAATCCTCTGAAGGATCTGTGGGTGGAGGAGTTTTCTTTCAGGGAAAAGGAAAGTGGTGACCCCATCTTTTGGATTTGAACCAAaccattaatcaatcaatcaatagtCTTTCCCTCAAGAACAATCACAGTTTCTGATGGGCCAAGAAGGGTTCCAGCCCCAAGAAAACATGGAAGAGGATCTGGTAGTGGGGccggtgccagaacaccttcagggcATGGCCGtgctacccttgagcaaggcacccaacCAACAAATGCCCAAACAGTATAAGGCCCTTCGATGAACTGGCGACCCTCCTCGGGAtgaagcagttaagaagacgagaACATTCAATAATTTGGGGAGTTTTTGACAGTAGATTTCCCAGGATGGGTCAACCACAGGGGGCTTTTGCGTGATCGTGCCTCTGACCTTCACTTGTTTGACGTGAGGGTTCCATTCCCCCATTTGCTCCATGTTTCCCACCAGTTCTTCATAAAGGCTGTGAAGATGTTGCTCCAGAACCACTTCCAACTTGAAGACCTTCCCAATGTCAGGTATCGTCTTACTCAGGACCTTGTCCCCATTGGCCTGAAGGACATTGGACAAGACCAGCTGAAATTCTTCCTTCAATCAGGACTATTTAACATGAAGTTAGGTGCATATTTGCCAACCGGTGTTGTTGGATattcaaaacagacatttgtgtgtgtgtgtgtgtgtgtgtgtgtgtgtgctcaccgCCACAGTCTCAACAGTCCACCCTTCCTGGTCACTGAGGATGACGATGGCCCTCTGCAGGGCTTCCTCCCCTTGTCTCACGTagctcagctcttccttggAGAACGTCTCTTCCTTAATAGAACCTATTGAAATAAAGCAGGTCGAGCAGCTGCAAACACCCACCGTCACCCTGAGCTGATGGTCCCAGGACTCACCGAGGAGAGAACTTCTTCTGTGCACATGACTGATCCAGTTGCTGTGGCCCGAGTCTGTCAGCCTGTTCAGCTCCTGGTGGATGGCCACCATGGCGTTCTTCCTCAAACCTGAGAGGAACACTTCCAGAGTCACCTCACAGGAACGCTGCATTCATCCTGCCAGGCACCTCTGTTGAGGGCCACACGCTAGCATCTGGGTTGATTCTGGATTAGGTGGAGCCGCCAGATAAACATCCCTAAACTCACTCTCAGTTACATCAAGCATGATCACCCTAACCAGAAATTAGGGTGATGTCATGCAAACAGGAATATTAGCCCGTGTTTCTACTGAGAATGATGTTTTTAGCATCAAACAAGAGGTTGGATCAGCAGAAACAATATCATTTACTGTTAACGGTGCTGTTCCACATGGTGTAGACACAGTCCTGCCCTCATTTCATGGCTGTGCTGGGctagagg
This genomic window contains:
- the LOC130521054 gene encoding steroidogenic acute regulatory protein, mitochondrial-like, translated to MLPATFKLCAGISYRHMRNMTGLRKNAMVAIHQELNRLTDSGHSNWISHVHRRSSLLGSIKEETFSKEELSYVRQGEEALQRAIVILSDQEGWTVETVAANGDKVLSKTIPDIGKVFKLEVVLEQHLHSLYEELVGNMEQMGEWNPHVKQVKILQRIGPETMVTHEISADTPGNVVGARDFVSVRCAKRRGSTCFLAGTSTQHPKMPEQKSMIRAENGPTCIVMKPCSEDPNKTQFTWLLNVDLKGWIPKTIINKVLSQTQVDFAQHLRQRMANSVSLETAPVC